The sequence AAACAACTTTAAGGTCTTAAGCTTTGCTATGACAATATTAGCTCTAGAATTTGGATTCGTCTTGTCATTTCCAGATCTTCTCTATCAGTATTTGCATTACGTGTTTGCCAATAATTGCAGATTGATGGAAGTTGAGGGATATCCTTCCGGTATCCcacctttttttttaaatccaaATGAGAAGTGTTTTACTTCTGTTATTTTAACTAAACCACAGGGCTCCGAATCTCCAATAACAATAAGGTGGAACGTTACCATTTGTTCATCTGTTACTGTTATGCCTTAGTTTTAAGACCTGTCTCAAAAAGCTACAAAAGGAGCACATAATATGATGACGGGTGTTTTTtccttctccctttttttttataGCAACATATTCCGTGCTTTTTAATCAGTTGCTCGAATGTTTTGTTTTATAAGAAACTTGAATCTGCAATCACAAATGTGCTGCTCTTAATTTAACTGCTTGTTTAGTCAGCTAGGATCCTCTTTGCTAACAGAAGATCTCAATTTGGCAGATAAAGATTATGGGCCAAAGACAATAAATGATGTGAAGCTTATTAATGCTGGAAGGATACTTGAGAACAATAAGACACTAGGTGAATCCAGACTTCCAGTTGCTGAAGTACCAGGAGGTGTCATCACTATGCATGTCGTTGTACGCCCTCCTATGAATGAAAAAAGCAGTGGTAAGTTACACTTTTTGTAATTATCAATACTCAGGTCAAGGTGACTGTATCAGATAGATGCTTTAATTGTATCATGTACTCGTTTGTGAAGTAGACGAATATAGTAGGACTGCCGTCACTAATCGCCTGTAGCTCGTGTCCCATTGAGGATACTCATAACAaaagcatcaactagtataacTGCCCAGATTGTCTTATCCTGTTTTTGACATTCCTTTGTCAAAATCTTTAGCTGTAACAGCTCAATCACATTTCCTGTTTTTTTCACATTCCTTAATCCAAATCTATTTTTGTTTCACTTGCAATAGAAGATATAAAATCATGATGCGCAAAGCAAATCCTATCTGAAAGTATCAAAAAGCTATTGACTAACAGTACTGCTATATATTTATTTACATCATAAAGAAGATAATACTCCCTCCCTCGTAATTTACTTGGCCCTTTTCCTTTGTCCGTCCCAAAAGATGACACTTTTTTAGAACTAGTTAATTTAACACTCATTTTTCCGTTGACATAGCTTGTTGCAAGTTCTGTTGGATACAGTAACAATTTGTTTGGCACGACAGTACTTCTGGTTTTCTTTGAATATTCTATGTCAAAAATCATAATTTCTTTATTAACCTCCGTGTCCTAAAGAATTGGGACAGAGAGTAAGTATTAGGTGATAAATTCTTTTAGCTTGTCTACGTGCTGAGGATGACAGCATTCAACTTCTCAACCTTGATTCACTTACAACCTCCCGCCGGGGGTTGGGGGGGTCCTCGGACTTCAGCGAAACCAGTTAACTAAATTGTCAATACACTTGGGGGTCATTCCCACGCGCAACCTGCATGAAGCTTTTTGAAAAGTACTTGAGAGCTTCTTGACTTGCATGGATTTGTTTTCCTGGTTTTATATTTCACATGTTTAGGAGAAAAATCTGTTCATTGTCTATGATCCATTTGTTTTTCAGCCTTCTTATGATTCTTTTTACACTCCTTTTTTCCCACACTGAAGCATACTGAATAAATTGTTTATGCATTTGTCACAGATAAACTGCAGGACGATTCCCTGAAGAAAGGTGGCTGTGGATGCACAATCTTGTGATCCATTTGACCAGATAACAAGAATTACTCCAGTTTAATAATATTCCATAGGTCATGGATTTTTCAGTAGCGGGACTTTTGGATGCTTTAAGAAGTATCTTGAACGTTACTGGAATCCAAGAAGATATGAAATGACAAAATTCGAAGATCAAATATCATTGAAGCTCTTTGTTTTTaccttttttccttctcttttcattGTATTACCTTTAGATTTCAGCTTGGAAATCTAGAAGGCAAAAAGGGATTGGTGCCATTGCTGTGTAGGAACTTCTGTGGAAAGGATGTAAAagttttactttctttttcaGGTTGGGGTGGGGGGCAAACTTGTTACAAGAAGCACAAAAGAACTGTTGAAAATCATAGATGGTTTGATTTCATTTGATTCCACATTCAGGCATTTGTACCTTGTTACGCTATTTCTTCTGTTATCGAATCTCCATTGTCTATGGCATCAAATCGACTATGTCAATATATTGCTTGGAAAAACATGGAAAATGGAGATTCATATAGCCTATTCCAACTTGTTTGGAACTGACATAGTTGTTATTTCCATGTAGGATATGATTTAAAAACATGGACAGTGAAAATTCATATAGCCGACTCTAACATGTTTGGAACTGAGATGTAGTTATTGCTATTTCCACATATGGTCGTTACCTTATCACTAATAATTACGCCACACCCTTAGGTGTTAAAACTTAAAACCAAACTGGCCTTATGCTAACTGTTAGCTCTAGTAACAAGATGCAAGTCAAATTCCAGCTTACATTACCATGTGTAAGATGTATCACAGGGAGTTACCCACATTGGATGGGAAATCTTCACAATTATAGACAAAGCAGCTCAGTATGACAAATTTTGATGCCTCTTAAAGTAGAAGCAGCAGTGCTAATTACAGGATAATCTAATTTCTATACATAATATTACAGCCAAATACAGGTAAAAATGGGAAATGAGGCTATAATATATGAGATATCTGGATCTACACTTAACTTAGAAGGGTGACAAAATTTAACAGCCACATTTTAACATTTACATAGAAGCAAGGCAGCTTGCGGGATTGGTTCCTCAATATTTGGAGCTTATCTTGGCAAGCCAGTCCATAAAACTGAACCAACTTATAGCGCTAACATGAGACATGTTGGCATCCACTCACAGAGAGCTTATGAAGAAATGGATTCAAAGAGTGGCTATGATGGACTGTCTACTATGGACGATGAGGAACGATTTAGCTGCACAAGCTTCGTCTTAGATGATCTGACATTCTTGAGAGTCATCTTCAGTTTTTGTCTCTCGCCTTCAACCTCCGCAAACTGGAGGCTTAGCTGGGAGTATCGATCGTGCATCTCCCTAAGTTCATTCTCCATAGCTACATGCTTTTCTTTAATTTCCAACATTTCCTTGATCAACTCGTTAATGTCTCTGAAGCTTTTGAAGATTGCTTCGTCATCACTATGTTGTTTCAGAAACGAACTGAAGCATAGATAAACAGCAAACGGTCACTTCTATTGTAATTTATTCTAAGGATCAAATATCATCACATAGAGCACTGAAATCCAAGAAAACAGAACATTTTCATTGTAACAACAATAACGGCAAAACACTTCAAAAGAGTTACATCTCCAGTAGGCTTTCAAGTGAAACACATAAAACGGATGATTTGGCAGCTTTGGATGCTGCTCATTGCCATGCAAGCAGATTAAGAAAATAACTATGTTTAGTGTCTTAGTAGATAGACCTAGGAAATGCTTCAAGGAATTGCTGTAGAACATGATTTACAGATTTTATATATGCAGTTCAACATATGGATTATTGGAACTTCATTAGTAATTCTCAGTCCTATTTAGAAACTATGGAAGAAGTCTTCAGACAGCCATAATCTGATGTTAGCATAGAATTGCAGCAATGGATCTATCATAAATAGTAATCACAAGTGTTAGCACTGCAAGAATCAATTTAGCAACATGCAAAATTAAGCagggtaaagttgtctccgtgtgacctataagtcacgggttcgaggcctggaagcagccactaatgctggTATTAGAGTAAGACACCTCTttgggtgcggcccttcccccgACCCTGCCTAAAATTAAGCAGGGAACACCGTGGCAGTTGTTATTTATTACGTTGATTGAGCAATGTGAAATCACGAATGGAAAGATGTACTAAAAAATTGAGTAAAAGAATGGCAGAATGAAGTATCTGCTAGGGCTAATTAAGCAGGCAATGATGAAAGTAATTGCAACATCCTACCTCTGGAACATGCTAGACTTATTTTTTGCTTTCAATGCTTCAGCAAGCTCAATTTCCAGCGCAAGTACCCTCTCTAGTGCATTACCAGTGCTAGCTATATCCTTGAATGTTGGGAACATGCTTCGGAGCTCTTCATTTGCCTTCCAGATTAAAAATCACGATAAACAGTGATCAGAGGCACAATGAAATATTCAACTATAATATATACAAGTTAAATTCTTCTTTTTTAGCCGTAAAAAAGGTCATTTTCATTGAAATCAGCACTAAGGTGCTATAATATTTTACATCTAAATGGCAAAAAGCAAAAGGTGTAGTTCCTTCTTAACTATAATATATACAAGTCACTTCAGTATACCTTGTGTAATTGCACGAGTTCGCTCTGAAAAACTTCCAAACCTGGATCAGAATGTTGATCCTCAGGAATGAGAGAGTTTTCACGTTTCATCCTTTCCAACTGCACcgcaagtaaaagaaaaaaaaaattctattggCACCACCAAGTATAATTTATAATCTGATTGTTGCCATCCCAGTTGGATCAATAAATTTGTAAGTTACAAAGAATACCTCTTCGTGTAAATGTTCCATGCTAGACCTCAAATTCCTGCTTCCAAACAGTTCATTGCTGAAATCTAAATGCCTTCCATTGCTTGGTGGCGAGTAACCTTCAACAGCTGTTAATGCAGCATCCTGGTAAAAGATGGAAAAAGAAAAAGCACTTCAAAAATCAAAGGATTCTATGGGATGAAATGCAAGAGCAGGGATTTACAGAATTAGATTGATTTAACCACTGAAGTCATTCAACTAGGAAAGTGTAGATTCACTAGATTAAAActagaaatcctataggcatataaCTCGTCGGCCCACCAACATATACACCTAAACTCAAATATTAAACTATAAGGTctttcatctttctttccttctttaaatttgtttacaaTTTTTACATGTCTTGGATAGATGGGCTATGTGACTTTCATCCATATGGAAGAAAAGTGTAATGCACATAGTTGAACAGAatctctttattttatgtaccgcTGCCTTGCTATAACTCTTCCTATTCCTTCCAAGTACCCTAGGTCCTAGCTAGCATTGATCATGTCTTAATACCTTTTATTCCTTGACATGTTGGTTATGCTTTTATGCCTTGCAAAATCCTAGACGGTTTTCCAGCAAAGTTGAGGATAAGTCTCACATGCTTGGATAGCTGTTGAAGACTGCAAAAATCTATAAAATCATGGATGCTAGCTTGCAAATGCAAAGGAAACGATGGCTGTTTCTTCCTGTTCTTCGTTTCGTACATAGATAAAATgtaaatgaaataaaaacattTGAAAACTAACACTGGCTTTTTTACAGACTCACGCACACGACAAGGTGGGTTGGTGGGTTTATTTACTATATACTTGGTGGGTGTAGATAGCATAGGTATGTTTATTACCACATTTGTTGTGTGAACCCTGTAGCTTTCTGCTTTATGTAGCCCAAAAGAGCGTAAATAAATAAGATTTTCAGGAAAACATTCCACATCAACTACATACTTatcttttttcaaaagaaaaaaagaacattCTGTATCAACTACCACATCAGTTCTGGTTCTTATCAGAGAGCTTACTGGAGTGAGTAGAAGTTTCACTGGTGAGCTTGATTCTTCACTTCTACCATTCATAAATAAGGTTGTTTCCTTGACATTCTGGACATCAGATGAATCTCCTTGAGGCGTGGCATCCGGAGAAGGATTTACATTTGACTCATTAGGTGCAAGCTCAACTTTGTCCATCTGGCCATTTTCTCTCGTTGATACAATAGAAGATGTGACATTCTCCAGCTGCTCCATAGTCAAAGTAAGTTCAGCTGCAATTCTGGAGTTCTCTCTCACACGTTCTTGCAAAGATATTTCGAGTTTGTCTTTTTCCTCCTTGCAACACTCTAGACTTAGCAACGCACACTCCAATTCTGCCTT is a genomic window of Nicotiana tabacum cultivar K326 chromosome 16, ASM71507v2, whole genome shotgun sequence containing:
- the LOC107778726 gene encoding membrane-anchored ubiquitin-fold protein 3-like; amino-acid sequence: MAAKELIEIKFRLADGSDIGPNKYMPNTRVDTLKEKIIAQWPKDKDYGPKTINDVKLINAGRILENNKTLGESRLPVAEVPGGVITMHVVVRPPMNEKSSDKLQDDSLKKGGCGCTIL